One window from the genome of bacterium encodes:
- a CDS encoding 4Fe-4S dicluster domain-containing protein, translating into MALLRLDDARIIDFVAHLQARKKVYAPHAKGRASYVFAPVEQPQDVVLDYPRTLHSVKKYFMPPREALLDFNLIENTFTPPALEPVNAVFLGVHAYDMHAVLKADYNFSRGHPEKNYLARRQEAVFVGVTFTPDLYHFSGSVGIGPDDTTGFDVFLHRVEGGYAVELLTDAGRRLLDGFPLPGCTDRLVAGGHFHQHIYVPQGKLFEVFEHGYHNEVWEEVAARCTGCGTCNLVCPTCVCFNVEDRVDVTVTRGTRERYWDSCLLRGFGEVAGGEVFREHLAGRQRHRVYRKFKYISDLTGEPWCVGCGRCTAHCTAGISIVDIVNRLVNDYDKQRTATV; encoded by the coding sequence ATGGCTCTGTTGAGGCTGGACGACGCCAGGATCATCGACTTCGTGGCTCATCTGCAGGCGCGGAAAAAGGTCTACGCGCCGCACGCCAAGGGACGCGCGTCTTACGTGTTCGCCCCGGTCGAGCAGCCGCAGGACGTGGTGCTCGACTACCCGCGCACGCTCCACTCGGTCAAGAAGTACTTCATGCCGCCGCGGGAGGCGCTGCTCGATTTCAACCTCATCGAGAACACGTTCACGCCGCCGGCGCTCGAGCCGGTGAACGCCGTCTTCCTGGGCGTCCACGCCTACGACATGCACGCGGTCCTGAAGGCCGATTACAACTTCTCCCGGGGCCATCCCGAGAAGAACTACCTCGCGCGCCGGCAGGAGGCCGTCTTCGTGGGGGTGACCTTCACGCCGGACCTCTACCACTTCTCCGGCTCGGTGGGCATCGGCCCCGACGACACGACCGGTTTCGACGTCTTCCTGCACCGCGTCGAGGGCGGCTACGCCGTGGAACTGCTGACCGACGCCGGCCGACGGCTGCTGGACGGCTTCCCGCTGCCCGGATGCACGGACCGGCTGGTCGCGGGCGGCCATTTCCACCAGCACATCTACGTGCCGCAGGGCAAGCTCTTCGAGGTCTTCGAGCACGGCTACCACAACGAGGTCTGGGAGGAGGTGGCGGCCCGCTGCACCGGTTGCGGCACCTGCAACCTGGTCTGTCCGACCTGTGTCTGCTTCAACGTGGAGGACCGCGTCGACGTGACCGTCACCCGTGGCACGCGCGAGCGCTACTGGGACAGCTGCCTGCTGCGGGGCTTCGGCGAGGTCGCCGGCGGCGAGGTGTTCCGCGAGCACCTGGCGGGACGGCAGCGCCACCGCGTGTACCGCAAGTTCAAGTACATCTCCGACCTGACCGGCGAGCCCTGGTGCGTGGGCTGCGGCCGCTGCACGGCGCACTGCACCGCCGGCATCAGCATCGTCGACATCGTCAACCGGCTGGTCAACGACTACGACAAGCAGCGGACGGCGACGGTCTGA
- a CDS encoding FecR domain-containing protein: MRRGFAWTIGASAAAMVLAAVVYVVGGTQRLSRWEVVEVRDPARIQLNRCVFRSGGLRPGQELGPTLIITERDSELALRLGGLLALRLSPDSTLDLPPPPARWIGRHRTLGVERGEVALTCGGRALGDRLVVGTEAAEIGLDGADMVVRCGAAGVDVILLRGAAELVTRDGHVHRLAGEVGMRFAGAGPPQIIPVDQRARGLVAALPDP; the protein is encoded by the coding sequence ATGCGTCGAGGTTTCGCGTGGACGATCGGCGCCTCCGCCGCCGCGATGGTGCTGGCCGCTGTGGTTTACGTGGTCGGCGGCACCCAGCGGCTGTCTCGCTGGGAAGTGGTCGAGGTCCGCGACCCCGCCCGCATCCAGCTGAACCGCTGCGTGTTCCGCTCCGGCGGCCTGCGGCCGGGGCAGGAGCTGGGGCCCACCCTGATCATCACCGAACGCGACAGCGAGCTCGCGCTGCGCCTGGGCGGTCTGCTCGCCCTGCGTCTGTCGCCCGACTCCACGCTGGACCTGCCGCCGCCGCCGGCCCGCTGGATCGGCCGGCACCGCACCCTCGGTGTTGAGCGGGGAGAGGTCGCCCTCACGTGCGGTGGCCGGGCGCTCGGCGACAGGCTGGTCGTCGGCACCGAGGCCGCCGAGATCGGCCTGGACGGCGCCGATATGGTCGTCAGATGCGGCGCCGCAGGAGTAGACGTCATCCTGTTGCGCGGCGCCGCCGAGCTGGTGACGCGCGACGGTCACGTGCACCGGCTGGCGGGTGAAGTCGGGATGCGCTTCGCGGGCGCGGGCCCGCCGCAGATAATCCCTGTGGACCAGCGGGCGCGCGGGCTGGTCGCGGCCCTCCCTGATCCCTAG
- a CDS encoding hydrogenase maturation protease, which translates to MRIVAVGNPFCGDDGVGAAVLERIRAEGLFPGAELIDAGTDALSLLDRFAETGAAERLHIIIDAAKMGCEPGRVVGFAPAEARRRIVWDRLSLHGLGLAEAFALAEGLGAMPRRVVVVGVEPTEVRMDRGLSDAVAAAVPEVIRLIRAEVRADEADHTGH; encoded by the coding sequence GTGAGGATCGTGGCGGTGGGCAACCCCTTCTGCGGGGACGACGGCGTGGGCGCGGCCGTGCTGGAGCGCATCCGCGCCGAGGGGCTCTTCCCGGGCGCCGAGCTGATCGACGCGGGGACCGATGCCCTGTCGCTGCTGGACCGTTTCGCGGAGACCGGCGCGGCGGAGCGCTTGCATATCATCATCGACGCGGCCAAGATGGGATGCGAACCCGGCCGGGTCGTCGGGTTCGCGCCCGCCGAGGCGCGACGGCGCATCGTCTGGGACCGGCTGTCGCTGCACGGTCTCGGCCTGGCGGAGGCCTTCGCCCTGGCGGAGGGGCTCGGCGCGATGCCGCGGCGCGTGGTCGTCGTGGGCGTCGAGCCGACCGAGGTTCGCATGGACCGGGGGCTTTCCGACGCCGTCGCGGCGGCCGTCCCCGAGGTGATCCGGCTCATCCGAGCGGAGGTACGGGCAGATGAAGCGGACCATACTGGTCATTGA
- a CDS encoding OmpA family protein, with the protein MKKTLTSVVILGVLLIASMTATVQVLAQGAGLEREIQDVEKLLQDARDRHIQIIAPSYYEKAEKKLQEAKARFDSKGKIENIRTMLAETRTELKQAETFRDVGELILRDAIVARQEALTANAPEHAAAEWKNAKEALYQAGREIEKGNHNNARARAADSVRLLKTAELEGIRNDLLGEARSARDTAFQDKADKKAAATYAAGERHLAAAEAILREDRYDREAAAGSAVEAIKSFRHARDIVAVNRRLERGDSDIELEKLVLEHEQEIASIADAVNVGADFAAGRGQVLDGIKASIVSLRSDRDALRSEVGERDARIAGLKSEQENLSAQLGKVSGQERQAAASLLSRQERDSRMAKVRGLFAKNEAEIVTRGDELMVRLYGISFPVGSSEIRPQDFGVLTRVQQVLREFPAAEVTVEGHTDSSGDDDYNMQLSDRRALAVKSYLDANMGLSADRISAKGSGETSPIANNETEAGRARNRRIEVRLLLPPIGQ; encoded by the coding sequence ATGAAGAAAACGTTGACTTCGGTCGTGATCTTGGGCGTCTTGCTGATCGCCTCGATGACCGCGACTGTCCAGGTGCTGGCGCAGGGCGCCGGACTCGAGCGAGAGATCCAGGATGTTGAGAAGCTGCTCCAGGACGCTCGCGATCGGCACATCCAGATCATCGCGCCGAGCTATTACGAGAAGGCGGAGAAAAAGCTGCAGGAAGCCAAGGCACGCTTCGATAGCAAGGGCAAGATCGAGAATATCCGAACCATGCTGGCCGAGACGCGGACCGAGCTGAAGCAGGCGGAGACGTTCAGGGACGTCGGCGAGCTGATCCTGCGCGATGCGATCGTAGCCCGTCAAGAAGCCCTGACGGCCAATGCTCCCGAGCATGCCGCGGCCGAATGGAAGAACGCCAAGGAGGCCCTCTATCAGGCCGGCCGAGAGATCGAGAAGGGTAACCACAACAACGCCCGCGCCCGCGCGGCCGACTCCGTGCGGCTGCTGAAAACGGCCGAGTTGGAAGGCATTCGCAACGATCTGCTCGGCGAGGCGCGGAGCGCCCGCGACACGGCCTTCCAGGACAAGGCCGACAAGAAGGCGGCGGCGACGTACGCGGCGGGCGAGCGCCATCTCGCCGCAGCCGAGGCCATTCTGCGTGAGGACCGCTACGACAGGGAAGCCGCGGCGGGCAGCGCCGTGGAAGCCATCAAGTCGTTCCGCCATGCCCGGGACATCGTGGCCGTGAACCGACGCCTCGAACGCGGCGACTCCGACATCGAACTGGAGAAGCTGGTCCTCGAACACGAACAGGAGATCGCATCGATCGCCGACGCGGTCAACGTCGGCGCCGATTTCGCCGCCGGCCGCGGCCAGGTACTCGACGGCATCAAGGCCTCGATCGTCAGCCTGCGCAGCGACCGCGACGCGCTCCGCTCCGAAGTCGGCGAGCGCGACGCTCGCATCGCCGGTCTGAAGAGCGAGCAAGAGAACCTGAGCGCGCAGCTGGGGAAAGTGAGTGGACAGGAGCGCCAGGCCGCCGCCTCCCTGCTTTCCCGGCAGGAGCGCGACAGCCGGATGGCCAAGGTTCGCGGCCTGTTCGCCAAGAACGAGGCCGAGATCGTCACACGCGGCGACGAGCTCATGGTTCGTCTCTACGGTATCAGCTTTCCCGTGGGATCATCCGAGATCCGTCCCCAGGATTTCGGTGTCCTGACGCGCGTGCAGCAGGTGTTGCGGGAGTTTCCAGCCGCCGAAGTGACGGTGGAAGGACACACCGACTCCAGCGGCGACGACGACTACAACATGCAGTTGAGCGACCGCCGCGCCCTGGCGGTCAAGAGCTACCTCGACGCCAACATGGGGCTGTCCGCGGACCGCATCTCGGCGAAGGGCAGCGGTGAAACCAGTCCCATCGCCAACAACGAGACCGAAGCGGGACGGGCCAGGAACCGGCGCATCGAAGTGCGTCTGTTGCTCCCGCCGATCGGCCAGTAG
- the hypE gene encoding hydrogenase expression/formation protein HypE, with translation MSDAPDLAGLRRPMPRHGHDTVQLAHGAGGRLSADLIETFILPRFANPALARLEDQAVLDLPACRLAFSTDTFVVTPLEFPGGDIGDLAINGTVNDVAMCGARPLFLSVGFVLEEGLPLAIFHRVLCSMETAAGRAGVTVVTGDTKVVDRGSCDGLFINTSGVGVLAAGLDLSSANLRPGDAVIVSGTLGDHGMAVMTAREGLSFRSSVRSDTAALNGLVAAVLAACPGVRAMRDPTRGGLATTLNEFAAASRVGLALDGEAIPVRDDVMAVCEILGIDPLYVANEGKLVAVVPGETADTVLAAMRDHEHGRAAAVIGRVVAEHPGIVALRTALGTERIVDMPAGEQLPRIC, from the coding sequence ATGAGCGACGCTCCGGACCTCGCGGGGCTCCGCCGTCCCATGCCCCGCCACGGCCACGACACGGTGCAGCTGGCCCACGGCGCCGGCGGCCGCCTCTCGGCGGACCTGATCGAGACGTTCATCCTGCCGCGCTTCGCCAACCCGGCCCTGGCGCGCCTGGAGGACCAGGCGGTGCTCGACCTGCCGGCCTGCCGGCTGGCGTTCTCCACCGACACTTTCGTGGTCACGCCCCTGGAGTTCCCCGGCGGCGACATCGGCGACCTGGCGATCAACGGCACCGTGAACGACGTGGCCATGTGCGGCGCGCGCCCGCTGTTCCTGAGCGTGGGCTTCGTGCTGGAGGAAGGCCTGCCGCTGGCGATCTTCCACCGCGTGCTCTGCTCCATGGAGACGGCGGCGGGCAGGGCCGGCGTGACGGTCGTGACCGGCGACACCAAGGTCGTGGACAGGGGCTCCTGCGACGGCCTGTTCATCAACACCTCGGGCGTGGGCGTGCTGGCCGCGGGCTTGGATCTCTCGTCCGCCAACCTGCGGCCCGGCGACGCGGTGATCGTCTCGGGAACGCTGGGCGACCACGGCATGGCGGTGATGACCGCGCGCGAGGGACTGTCGTTCCGGTCGTCGGTGCGCAGCGACACGGCGGCGCTCAACGGCCTGGTCGCCGCCGTGCTGGCGGCCTGTCCCGGCGTGCGGGCCATGCGCGATCCCACGCGCGGCGGGCTCGCCACGACCCTGAACGAGTTCGCGGCCGCGTCGCGGGTGGGCCTCGCTCTCGACGGCGAGGCGATCCCCGTGCGCGACGACGTGATGGCCGTCTGCGAGATCCTGGGCATCGACCCACTGTACGTGGCCAACGAGGGCAAGCTGGTGGCCGTGGTGCCGGGCGAGACGGCGGATACGGTGCTGGCGGCCATGCGGGACCACGAGCACGGACGCGCGGCCGCGGTCATCGGGCGGGTGGTGGCGGAGCATCCGGGGATCGTGGCGCTGCGGACGGCCCTCGGCACCGAGAGGATCGTGGACATGCCGGCGGGCGAGCAGCTGCCGCGGATCTGCTGA
- a CDS encoding HAMP domain-containing histidine kinase yields the protein MKAATYSPAPATDESTQFVSAASLRLRSDWFIKMRWGAAAGVAALTLLAGEVAHIPLPREPILATAAVLILLNVVYAVRNRRVAPAVIAHELRVVKVQMLIDLLLLTVLINLSGGLENPFSFIYVVHVLIASLLFKGRDVYQVALFSAVLFSFDILGEHFGLLPHNHLQGGGVLTHAPLYMAVSLASFWLVLFGCAYVGASIMRHNRTIKNELVARQRQLVAADKAKLDFFRFVSHEVKTPVVTAQSAVEAVLGVAGGEMSAKAAETLRRAVRRLNQALEIVKDLSDLTRTRMSADRDVAEVNLSRLVGKLLAEQGELIAEKGLVQTTALPPEDLVMQANETMIEKIFDNLISNAVRYDIPGGALRVSLLDLGDSVRLSVADEGIGVAPEDRDRIFDEFYRTPAAKEMSALGTGLGLSIVKRFTEQLGGSLQLDSTPGTGSTFTVTLPKS from the coding sequence ATGAAAGCCGCGACATACAGCCCCGCGCCCGCCACCGACGAGTCGACCCAATTCGTCTCGGCCGCCTCGCTGCGCCTGCGGTCCGACTGGTTCATCAAGATGCGCTGGGGCGCTGCCGCGGGCGTCGCGGCGCTGACCCTGCTGGCGGGGGAAGTGGCGCACATACCGCTGCCGCGGGAGCCGATCCTCGCCACCGCGGCCGTGCTGATCCTGCTCAACGTCGTCTACGCGGTGCGCAACCGCCGCGTCGCGCCGGCCGTCATCGCGCACGAGCTGCGCGTGGTCAAGGTGCAGATGCTCATCGACCTGCTGCTGCTCACCGTGTTGATCAACCTCTCGGGGGGGCTCGAGAACCCCTTCTCCTTCATATACGTCGTCCACGTGCTGATCGCGAGCCTGCTCTTCAAGGGCAGGGACGTCTACCAGGTGGCCCTCTTCAGCGCGGTGCTGTTCAGCTTCGACATCCTCGGCGAGCACTTCGGCCTGCTGCCCCACAACCACCTGCAGGGCGGCGGCGTGCTGACCCACGCGCCGCTGTACATGGCCGTCAGCCTGGCGTCCTTCTGGCTGGTCCTGTTCGGCTGCGCCTACGTCGGCGCCTCGATCATGCGCCACAACCGGACCATCAAGAACGAGCTGGTCGCGCGCCAGCGCCAGCTCGTCGCCGCCGACAAGGCCAAGCTGGATTTCTTCCGCTTCGTCTCGCACGAGGTGAAGACGCCGGTCGTCACCGCCCAGAGCGCGGTGGAAGCTGTGCTCGGCGTCGCGGGCGGCGAGATGTCCGCCAAGGCGGCGGAGACGCTGCGACGGGCGGTGCGCCGCCTGAACCAGGCCCTGGAGATCGTCAAGGACCTGTCCGACCTGACGCGCACGCGCATGAGCGCCGACCGGGACGTCGCCGAGGTCAACCTCAGCCGGCTGGTCGGGAAGCTGCTCGCCGAGCAGGGCGAACTCATCGCGGAGAAGGGGCTGGTCCAGACGACGGCGCTGCCGCCGGAGGATCTGGTCATGCAGGCCAACGAGACCATGATCGAGAAGATCTTCGACAACCTGATCAGCAACGCCGTGCGTTACGACATTCCCGGCGGCGCGCTGCGCGTGTCGCTGCTCGATCTGGGCGACTCGGTGCGCCTGTCGGTGGCGGACGAAGGCATCGGCGTCGCGCCCGAGGACCGCGACCGCATCTTCGACGAGTTCTATCGCACGCCTGCAGCCAAGGAGATGTCCGCTCTGGGCACGGGTCTCGGCCTGTCCATCGTGAAGCGGTTCACCGAGCAGCTCGGCGGCTCCCTGCAGCTGGACAGCACCCCCGGCACGGGATCCACCTTCACCGTCACCCTGCCGAAATCATGA
- a CDS encoding response regulator, with amino-acid sequence MKRTILVIDDDIDLVEVIRLTLENAGFDVIDAQSGARGLELAREQGPDLIILDVMMGVIDEGFQVAYELRGNDLTADIPILMMTAVSDQTGFGFDPERDAEFLPVDEFLEKPLSPQRLVDLVRKHLPATA; translated from the coding sequence ATGAAGCGGACCATACTGGTCATTGACGACGACATCGATCTGGTGGAAGTCATCCGCCTGACCCTGGAGAATGCGGGCTTCGACGTGATCGACGCCCAGAGCGGTGCGCGCGGGCTGGAACTCGCGCGGGAGCAGGGGCCGGACCTGATCATCCTCGACGTCATGATGGGTGTGATCGACGAGGGGTTCCAGGTGGCCTACGAGCTGAGGGGGAACGATCTCACCGCCGACATCCCCATCCTCATGATGACCGCCGTCTCCGACCAGACCGGCTTCGGCTTCGATCCCGAACGGGACGCCGAGTTCCTGCCCGTCGACGAGTTCCTGGAGAAGCCGCTCAGCCCGCAGCGGCTAGTGGACCTGGTACGCAAGCACCTGCCCGCGACAGCATGA
- the hypD gene encoding hydrogenase formation protein HypD has translation MKYLDEFRDPALARALLDRIAAAVTRPWTIMEVCGGQTHAILRHGLDRLLPLRITLVHGPGCPVCVTPLETLDRAHAVAARPEVILASYGDMLRVPGSRDDLFRVKSRGGDVRMVYSPLEAVKLAREHPDREVVFLAVGFETTAPGNAMAVKQAAAEGLPNFSEIVSHVRVPPAMRAILSSPSNRVQGILAAGHVCTIMGWDEYEPLAREFSVPIVPTGFEPVDLLLGILCCVEMLERGEARVENRYDRLVRRHGNPTARAVVDEVYEVCDRAWRGIGVIPGSGLRLRDAYAAHDAERRFEVCDISPAEPEVCISGAILQGLEKPIACPAFGTDCTPASPLGAPMVSSEGACAAYWQCRRSRS, from the coding sequence ATGAAGTATCTCGACGAATTCCGCGACCCCGCCCTGGCCCGCGCGCTGCTGGACCGCATCGCCGCCGCCGTGACCCGGCCGTGGACGATCATGGAGGTCTGCGGCGGCCAGACCCACGCCATCCTGCGCCACGGCCTCGACCGGCTGCTGCCCCTGCGGATCACGCTGGTCCACGGTCCCGGCTGCCCCGTCTGCGTCACCCCCCTGGAGACCCTCGACCGCGCCCACGCCGTGGCCGCTCGCCCGGAGGTGATCCTCGCGTCCTACGGCGACATGCTGCGCGTGCCCGGGTCGCGGGACGACCTCTTCCGCGTCAAGTCGCGGGGCGGCGACGTGCGCATGGTCTATTCGCCGCTGGAGGCCGTGAAGCTGGCGCGAGAGCATCCCGACCGCGAAGTGGTCTTCCTGGCCGTGGGCTTCGAGACCACCGCGCCGGGCAACGCCATGGCCGTCAAGCAGGCCGCCGCCGAGGGGCTGCCGAACTTCAGCGAGATCGTCAGCCACGTGCGTGTGCCCCCGGCCATGCGGGCCATCCTGTCGTCTCCGTCCAACCGGGTGCAGGGGATCCTGGCCGCGGGCCACGTCTGCACGATCATGGGGTGGGACGAATACGAACCCCTGGCGCGGGAGTTCTCCGTACCCATCGTGCCGACGGGCTTCGAGCCGGTGGACCTGCTGCTGGGCATCCTCTGCTGCGTGGAGATGCTCGAGCGCGGCGAGGCGCGGGTGGAGAACCGCTACGACCGGCTGGTGCGCCGGCACGGGAACCCGACGGCGCGGGCTGTCGTGGACGAGGTCTACGAGGTCTGCGACCGGGCCTGGCGAGGCATCGGCGTGATTCCGGGCAGCGGGCTGCGGCTGCGCGACGCCTACGCAGCCCACGACGCCGAGCGCAGGTTCGAGGTCTGCGACATCTCCCCCGCCGAACCCGAAGTCTGCATCAGCGGCGCGATCCTGCAGGGCCTCGAGAAACCCATCGCCTGCCCGGCCTTCGGCACCGACTGCACGCCGGCCTCGCCGCTGGGCGCTCCTATGGTCTCCAGCGAGGGAGCCTGCGCCGCCTACTGGCAGTGCCGGCGGAGCCGATCATGA
- a CDS encoding FAD/NAD(P)-binding protein — protein MPQRYLIDPAQAQDLYLPLMAELVSVKALTPQETLYEIALPGGRDLGHRPGQFVKVSLFGVGEAPFSVSSSPTKRGSFELGIRTVGMLTEVMQRMGPGEKVGIRGPFGNGFDTGALRGKDLLIIAGGIGLVPLRSLINFVIDNRDDFGRLIICYGNRSDAELLFAEERAAWERDPSIEYHVTVDRGSSQWRGRTGVITTLLPGLKLDVDRTAACICGPPVMFRYVLLALRAKGMPEKGIFLSLERRMKCGVGKCGHCQINNTFVCTEGPVYNGLELKSLQEAL, from the coding sequence ATGCCTCAGCGTTACCTCATAGATCCCGCCCAGGCGCAGGACCTCTACCTGCCGCTCATGGCCGAGCTCGTGTCGGTCAAGGCCCTCACGCCGCAGGAGACCCTGTACGAGATCGCCCTGCCCGGGGGCCGCGATCTCGGGCACCGTCCCGGCCAGTTCGTGAAGGTGTCGCTGTTCGGCGTGGGCGAGGCCCCGTTCTCGGTCTCTTCCTCGCCGACGAAGCGGGGCAGCTTCGAGCTGGGCATCCGCACCGTGGGCATGCTGACCGAGGTCATGCAGCGCATGGGGCCCGGCGAGAAGGTGGGCATCCGCGGCCCCTTCGGCAACGGCTTCGACACCGGCGCCCTGCGCGGGAAGGACCTGCTGATAATCGCCGGCGGCATCGGGCTGGTGCCCCTGCGCTCGCTGATCAACTTCGTGATCGACAACCGCGACGACTTCGGCCGCCTGATCATCTGCTACGGGAACCGCTCCGATGCGGAGCTGCTCTTCGCCGAGGAGCGCGCGGCGTGGGAACGGGATCCGTCCATCGAGTACCACGTGACCGTGGACCGGGGCTCGTCGCAGTGGCGCGGCCGGACCGGGGTGATCACCACGCTGCTCCCGGGCCTGAAACTCGACGTGGACCGCACGGCGGCCTGCATCTGCGGCCCGCCCGTGATGTTCCGCTACGTCCTGCTCGCCCTGCGCGCGAAGGGCATGCCCGAGAAGGGGATCTTCCTGTCGCTGGAGCGGCGCATGAAGTGCGGCGTGGGCAAGTGCGGCCACTGCCAGATCAACAACACCTTCGTCTGCACCGAGGGCCCGGTCTACAACGGCCTCGAGCTGAAGAGCCTCCAGGAGGCGTTGTGA
- a CDS encoding NADH:ubiquinone oxidoreductase — MAFKPRVGVFDFTGCEGCELNHLNFEDQLLDILGHVDFVEWREAMDERGGELDIAFVEGSLSTPDCIKRIHEIRRRTKVLVAVGSCAVLGGINALKNIRPIADVREEVYGEDKYLFPTLPALPLSAVVEVDHCIRGCPMTQLEFLKVFTSLVMGKRPVQEDFSVCVECKLRENECVYGRGLVCLGPVTRAGCDAQCPTFGQSCIGCRGLVTDPRLGAMEEILVAHGLSMDEARRKLQLFNANQLERAAP; from the coding sequence ATGGCGTTCAAACCGCGCGTGGGCGTCTTCGACTTCACGGGCTGCGAGGGCTGCGAGCTCAACCACCTGAACTTCGAGGACCAGCTCCTGGACATCCTCGGTCACGTCGACTTCGTGGAGTGGCGCGAGGCCATGGACGAGCGGGGCGGGGAGCTGGACATCGCGTTCGTCGAGGGGTCGCTGTCCACGCCCGACTGCATCAAGCGCATCCACGAGATCCGCCGCAGGACTAAGGTGCTGGTGGCGGTGGGCTCCTGCGCGGTCCTGGGCGGGATCAACGCCCTGAAGAACATCCGGCCCATCGCGGACGTGCGCGAGGAGGTCTACGGCGAGGACAAGTACCTGTTCCCGACCCTGCCGGCGCTGCCGCTGAGCGCCGTCGTGGAGGTGGACCACTGCATCCGCGGCTGCCCCATGACGCAGCTGGAGTTCCTGAAGGTCTTCACCTCCCTGGTGATGGGCAAGCGGCCCGTGCAGGAGGACTTCTCCGTCTGTGTGGAGTGCAAGCTCAGGGAGAACGAGTGCGTCTACGGCCGGGGCCTAGTCTGCCTGGGGCCCGTCACGCGCGCCGGCTGTGACGCCCAGTGCCCGACCTTCGGCCAGTCCTGCATCGGCTGCCGGGGCCTGGTCACCGATCCCAGGCTCGGGGCCATGGAGGAGATCCTCGTCGCCCACGGGCTATCCATGGACGAGGCCCGCCGCAAGCTGCAGCTCTTCAACGCCAACCAGCTCGAAAGGGCGGCTCCATGA
- a CDS encoding Ni/Fe hydrogenase subunit alpha encodes MSTRLDIKVHHLTRVEGHGDIVVNMTDGVLEKARLEIVEAPRYFEAMLKGRSFLETAIITSRICGICSLGHQMTSFKATEQALGLEVSEQTLLLRKLLVHGATMQSNVLHALFLAAPDFLKVGSVFPLVASHPDVVKAALRMKRLANDIAEVVSGRAVHPISCVPGGFTALPTAAALRELKRRLEEQMVPDLAFAAETVAALAAEIPGFTRDTEYISLRSDDDYALYDGDICSSDEGRVPVAEYRRMTNEHVVSHSTSKHCRVNRSSYMVGALARWNNNHDRLCPAALEVAGKLGLAPGCNNPFLNTIAQIVESVHCALDSVAVIDELLTRGIRDEQPHQEPTRHGTGVGATEVPRGILYHEYTYDRKGLVVAANCVIPTGQNLANIDDDMRKLVPEVLDRPEPEIAHLLEMLVRAYDPCISCSVHMLDVKFVR; translated from the coding sequence ATGAGCACCAGGCTCGACATCAAGGTCCACCACCTGACACGTGTGGAGGGGCACGGCGACATCGTCGTGAACATGACCGACGGCGTGCTGGAGAAGGCGCGGCTGGAGATCGTGGAGGCGCCGCGCTACTTCGAGGCGATGCTCAAGGGACGCAGCTTCCTCGAGACGGCCATCATCACCTCGCGCATCTGCGGCATCTGCTCCCTGGGCCACCAGATGACCTCGTTCAAGGCGACCGAGCAGGCCCTGGGCCTGGAGGTCAGCGAGCAGACCCTGCTGCTGCGCAAGCTGCTGGTCCACGGCGCGACCATGCAGTCGAACGTGCTGCACGCGCTGTTCCTGGCCGCGCCGGACTTCCTGAAGGTGGGCTCGGTCTTCCCGCTGGTCGCCTCCCATCCCGACGTGGTCAAGGCCGCGTTGCGCATGAAGCGGCTGGCCAACGACATCGCCGAGGTTGTCTCCGGGCGGGCCGTGCATCCCATATCCTGCGTGCCCGGCGGCTTCACCGCGCTGCCGACCGCCGCCGCGCTGCGCGAGCTCAAGCGCCGTCTCGAAGAGCAGATGGTGCCGGACCTGGCCTTCGCGGCCGAGACCGTCGCCGCCCTGGCCGCCGAGATCCCGGGCTTCACGCGCGACACCGAGTACATCTCGCTGCGCAGCGACGACGACTACGCCCTCTACGACGGCGACATCTGCTCCAGCGACGAGGGCCGCGTCCCCGTCGCCGAGTATCGCCGCATGACCAACGAGCACGTGGTGTCCCACAGCACCTCGAAGCACTGCCGGGTCAACCGCTCGAGCTACATGGTCGGCGCCCTGGCGCGCTGGAACAACAACCACGACCGGCTGTGCCCGGCCGCGCTGGAGGTCGCCGGCAAGCTCGGTCTCGCGCCGGGCTGCAACAACCCGTTCCTGAACACCATCGCCCAGATCGTCGAGTCGGTGCACTGCGCGCTGGATTCCGTCGCCGTCATCGACGAGCTGCTGACGCGCGGCATCCGCGACGAGCAGCCGCATCAGGAGCCGACGCGCCACGGCACCGGCGTCGGCGCTACCGAGGTGCCCCGCGGCATCCTGTACCACGAGTACACGTACGACCGGAAGGGCCTCGTCGTGGCGGCCAACTGCGTCATCCCCACGGGGCAGAACCTCGCCAACATCGACGACGACATGAGGAAGCTGGTGCCCGAGGTGCTGGACCGTCCGGAACCGGAGATCGCACATCTGCTGGAGATGCTGGTGCGGGCCTACGACCCCTGCATCTCCTGCTCGGTGCACATGCTGGACGTGAAATTCGTCAGGTAG